CCGTTCGCTGACGGTTTCAATACTGCAGTTATGATGAAACAGGGCATCGAGTATGAAGGCTTGAATGATCAGCTCATTGAACCCCAGATGCATCTGATGTAGCACTTCATCCATGTCGGAGGGTCTCCGTTTGATGTTGAAATTGTTACTGGGAAAGGAATTGGAAAACAGTGATAAGCGTTCCCAGGGCAACAAATTCGATGCTGCCAAACCAGAACATCTGAGAAAAACGCTTGTCCACCTGCTCAAAACGCTTATCCATATTTCCTATAAGAATATCGAATTTTTCATTCTGGTACCCTTAGGCCTCGACTACCCTTCGGCCTCGAGTATGAAAATCACCCCCTTAGGCCTCGAGAAAGAAAACCACTAAGGCTCTAAACCCTTCGGCCTCATATGATTAACCACCGAGGCTCTCAATGAGCCTCGGTAGAACAGATGAATACTGCCTTGGTACCCTTCGGCCTTAACAGAAATAACACCGAAGCCCTAAACGGGCTTCGGTAGGGCAATAAACACTAAAGCTGTAAATCAGCTTCTGTAGTACCAAAACCATAGACCTTAAATTGCAATGCACGCATTGCTGGTACCCTTCGGCCTCTATTAAATAAATCACCTAAGCCCTTAACGGGCTTTGGTAGAGCAAAAAAACTTGACTCCTTAGGCCTCGGAGGAAAAGGGATGACTTTTTTCTCCTCAAGCCAATCAACAAAGTGGTCTTTGATATAATTAACAATAGCTTGCTCTTCTTCTTTCACTTGGGCTTCTCCCATGAGTTATCTCCTATTTTAGTTCTGTTTCCATAGTATTGACAAGCGTAATGACCCTGATGATTCAAAATAGAAGTCAACTTCCTTAAAAAATCCGGCCCTCGCCGCAGGCGGAGGAGAGCCCCCTAAATCTTCAAAATATAAAAACATGACTGTTTTTCTAGAGCTTGCTTTTCCCCGGCAGGCTTCTAAAAGCCCTGATCAGCCTCTTGTTATCCTCTTTGGAACGGACGGCGATGCGGATGCAGTTTTTCTGTTCAAACCCTTTTTTGCCCCGCAGGTCTTTTAAGAAGATGCTGTGTTCCTTGAGGATGAAGTCTACCAGCCGGGTTGTGTTGAATCCTTCCACATCACACAGGAAGTAGTTAGCCTGAGAGCTGTGCGGGGTCAGCCAGGGGATGGTCTCGAGTTTTGTGAAGAACCGGTCCCTCTCATCGGCGATTTTCCGGCAGCTTTTGATGTAGGAGTTCTCATATTTACTGTAGATCTGCATAAAAAACTCCCCAAAGGAGTTGATGTTCCAGATGGAGATCCGTTTTTTAACCTTTCCCAGGAGTTCTTTGTCGGATGTGGCCATGATTCCCAGTCGGATTCCCGGAACCCCGTAGCTCTTGCTGATGCTCTTGATGACCACCAGATTGGAGTACTTTTCAAGATTTTCGTTGCTGATGATGCTGTTTTCAGGGCCCCCGGTTGAAAAGTCCACAAAGGATTCATCCAGCATCAGGCGTTTGTTCCTCTCTTTAAAGCTGTCCAGGATCTCATAGAGGTCATTCAGGGGGATGAAATTTCCCGAAGGGTTGTCCGGATTGATCAGCACCAGGGTGTCCACACTGTCGGACCACCGGATGATCTGCTCTTTGCCATAGGCAAAATTCTCATCTTCCACCTGGAAGAGAACGCTCTTCGTGCTCTCATGACGCTCGGCGTACTCATTGAAGCTGGGCAGTATGAAACCGACCTTCTGATCCGACAGAACCCCCATCAGGGCATTGATAAGCTCGGCGGCGCCGTTCCCGGTGAGGATGGAGTCCTCCCGGATGCCGAACATGCGGGAGGCCAGGAGGTTCTGGGTGGCCAGACCCGAGGGGTAATCCCTCAGCAGTGGATTGAAGTTGTGCATTATCTCCTTGATCATGTTTTTTTTGGGAAAGTAGGGATTGACCAGATAGCAGAAGTCCAGGAGGTTGGGGAAACGCCAGTACCCGCCGAAGCGCTGCTGCATAAGGGTCAGTTTTGTCTCATCCGCAAAGAGAATCTCCGCATTGCTTAAGTCCTGCTTGTCGTTTATTTCATACCAGAGAGAGCTGTCTGCCAGGATGCAGGCCTTGAGATCGGACTTGTTGATAAAATTGATGTCTCCAAGAACCTGGTTGCAGTGCTTTTTGCCCCCCCCGGACTGAACGGCGGCACTTAGAAAAGGGATGTAACTCTTGGTTATAAATTTTTTGGAAAACTTGTAGATGTTCACCCTCTTATAATAATTTTTCGAGTTTTTATATTTGAAATCTGATGGGGAGATAAACCGCTGTATGGAGTGATCCTTAGCGATTTCGATGACCCGACTATCCATCCAGGGCTGGTGGTGGGCTGCGAGAAAACAGTTAGCCGCCTCATCCTTCAGGAGCGCCTCGATCACCCCTTTTTCAAAAATCAGGTTGCTCTCCAGCAGGATCGTATCCTCTTTCTGGAACTGCTCCCTGGTCCTGTACAGGGAGGAAAGCTTGTTGGTGCTGTCGAAGTCCCGGTTGTAGACATATTCTACGGCTGTGCCCTTGTAGTTCTTGCCGATGAGGTTTTCCACATCCTCTCCCTTAGAACCAACCACCAGGATGATGCGGCTCAGGGAAAATTGAATCAGAATATCCAGATTCCTCTGGATGAGAGTTTTTCCCAGGAGGGGAACCATACATTTTGTCTTATCCTGGGTGAATTCTGCCAGTTCTTTGCCCATTCCGGCGGCGAGAATCAGTGCTTGCATAAAATTTCCTTCCTAATAATTTAAGATGCCGGATGACCTGCCTCTCTGCAGGAGAATGCTCATAAAGCCAGCGGACTGTTGCGGTTATGAAGGCTGTATCGTGTTTATCTTCATAGTATTTTATATTATACTTGGATTCTTTGTGTAAGCAAGTTCAATCCCTGATACCTAGTGAGGTGATTTATGATTCATGATTCCCAGAAAGAAAAAGACCCTTTCCACTGGCAGACGGCTATATCCTACAAGACGAAGGACCGCATTGTGGTGAGAGGATATGATATTAATGAACTGACGGGAAACCTGGATTTTGCCTCCATGGCCTGGCTTACCTGGATGGGAAAACTCGCTTCAGAAAATGATACGAAGATGATCAATGCCTTTCTGGTCTCCCTGAGTGAGCATGCCTTTTCACCGTCTTCGGTGTCCTCACGGTTTGTCCGCTCCGGCGGCGTCCCCCTCAATGTGGCAGTGGCGGGAGGGGTGATGACCATGGGAGAGAGGCATGCCTCGGCAGATATCCCGGCGAACATGTTCCAGAAGGCTGTCATTGAGGCCCGGTCTGAAGGGATTTCGATTCCTGAGAAGGCTTTGAGCCTTGTGAAAG
The window above is part of the Oceanispirochaeta sp. genome. Proteins encoded here:
- a CDS encoding citrate/2-methylcitrate synthase is translated as MIHDSQKEKDPFHWQTAISYKTKDRIVVRGYDINELTGNLDFASMAWLTWMGKLASENDTKMINAFLVSLSEHAFSPSSVSSRFVRSGGVPLNVAVAGGVMTMGERHASADIPANMFQKAVIEARSEGISIPEKALSLVKEYRSQKRIINGYHHPQHIKDPRVDRLLEIAEELGLEGDHLSMALEIQGATKEVIGKTLYLNGPGVIAAIASDMDMTPEQIKGLLILSRTVSLVAHSTEENQREKAWRASSGSDIIQPLDLSLQKPEYYDGPEDRKLEE
- a CDS encoding aminotransferase class I/II-fold pyridoxal phosphate-dependent enzyme; this encodes MQALILAAGMGKELAEFTQDKTKCMVPLLGKTLIQRNLDILIQFSLSRIILVVGSKGEDVENLIGKNYKGTAVEYVYNRDFDSTNKLSSLYRTREQFQKEDTILLESNLIFEKGVIEALLKDEAANCFLAAHHQPWMDSRVIEIAKDHSIQRFISPSDFKYKNSKNYYKRVNIYKFSKKFITKSYIPFLSAAVQSGGGKKHCNQVLGDINFINKSDLKACILADSSLWYEINDKQDLSNAEILFADETKLTLMQQRFGGYWRFPNLLDFCYLVNPYFPKKNMIKEIMHNFNPLLRDYPSGLATQNLLASRMFGIREDSILTGNGAAELINALMGVLSDQKVGFILPSFNEYAERHESTKSVLFQVEDENFAYGKEQIIRWSDSVDTLVLINPDNPSGNFIPLNDLYEILDSFKERNKRLMLDESFVDFSTGGPENSIISNENLEKYSNLVVIKSISKSYGVPGIRLGIMATSDKELLGKVKKRISIWNINSFGEFFMQIYSKYENSYIKSCRKIADERDRFFTKLETIPWLTPHSSQANYFLCDVEGFNTTRLVDFILKEHSIFLKDLRGKKGFEQKNCIRIAVRSKEDNKRLIRAFRSLPGKSKL